ACAACAAGCTTATAGCGAATGGCACCGCGTCTTAAAAAACGGCGGTCTTTTATTAAATTTTGATGCTGATTATGGCAAAGAACGTTTCATGCAAGATTTAGACTCATTGCCAAAAAATCACGCACATAACAATATAAATTATACACTACTGCAAGAATGTGATTATATCAAAGACAATCTCGATATATCTCATTTGACAAGACCACAGTGGGATAGCAATGTTTTGAAAAAAATAGGTTTTACACACGTTGATACTGATGAAACTGTAGGAAAACGCATTTATAAAGAACATGACCAATTTTACAATCCAACACCGCTATTTTTAATCAAGGCGGTGAAATAATTGCGATGAAAAGATACGTTGCACAGCGTTTATTACAGTTAATTCCAATACTCTTAGGCGTAACGATTTTATCTTTTGGTTTAATTCATGTAGTAGCAGGTGATACAGTCGATATAATGGAAACCAATCGTGGCACAGCATTATCTGCTGAAACGAAAGCAAAGTTGCGAGCTGAACTCAATTTAGATAAACCGTTCGTTGTGCAATACGGTATTTGGCTAAAAAATACATTATCTGGTGATATGGGTAAATCTTTTGTTTCGGGTAAACCAGTCTTTTCAATTTTTATAGAAAAACTGCCTGCTACAATAATTTTAACGATAGCTTCAATAATTTGTACGATAATAATATCTTTTCCTCTTGGTTTTATATCTGCTGTCAATCACAATAAATGGAGCGATTATCTAATTCGCTTCTTTAGCTTTGTCGGCAATTCCCTGCCCGGTTTTTTAGTAGCATTATTATTGATATACGTTTTTTCACTGCAATTAAATTTACTGCCAATAATAAATTCTTCTATCAACCTGCATAGCCTCATAATGCCAGTTATGACATTGACCATCGCTATGAGCGCAAAATACATCAGGCAAATTCGCTCTATTGTATTAGAAGAATTGCAAAAAGATTATGTTATAGCGGCAAAAGCTCGTGGTATCAGTGAAAAAACGATTTTGTTAACAGATGTTTTTAAAGTTACATTATTATCGTTTATAACATTGATTTCATTATCTATCGGTTCACTGTTGGGCGGAACAGCCATAATTGAATCCATTTTCATGTGGGACGGTGTCGGCAAATTAGCAGTTGATGCAATCTTAATGCGCGATTATCCAGTTATTTTAGCTTATGTAGTATGGCTTGCCATCATTTATGTAATTTTTAATTTGATTGCAGATATTTTATATCACTATTTAGACCCACGTATTCGATTGGGATTAAAGGAATAAGCTCATGAATGTAAAATTTATTATTTTATCTAGCTTGATAAGCATTTTATTAATAATCGTATTTTTTGCTCCATTTATCGTTCCATTTGACCCATATGCACAGAATTTAAATAACGCTTTAATTCCGCCAAACAATATACATTTATTTGGCACAGACCAATATGGCAGAGATTTATTATCGCGTGTCATAATAGGTGCACAAATCACGATATTATCTTCGTTGATGATTACCTTCATCACTACAGCGATTGGCACAACTATCGGTATTATCTGTGGTTATTTTGGCGGAAAAATAGATGCGATTTTAATGCGAATATCAGATGTATTTTTAGCTTTTCCTGGCATGGTACTGGCAATCGCAATAGCTGGTATGTTAGGCGGTAGCGTGTTAAATGCAGTTATCGCACTTACGTTTATTTCTTGGCCTAAATTTGCTAGATTAGCTAGAGCACAGGTATTGACTGTAAAAAGTTCGACTTTTATCGCTGCAGCTAGATTGAATAATTGCAGTAATATGAAAATCATGTTCAAGCATATTTTCCCGAATATAATTGGCATAATTTTAATCACTGCAATTTT
The window above is part of the Megamonas hypermegale genome. Proteins encoded here:
- a CDS encoding ABC transporter permease produces the protein MKRYVAQRLLQLIPILLGVTILSFGLIHVVAGDTVDIMETNRGTALSAETKAKLRAELNLDKPFVVQYGIWLKNTLSGDMGKSFVSGKPVFSIFIEKLPATIILTIASIICTIIISFPLGFISAVNHNKWSDYLIRFFSFVGNSLPGFLVALLLIYVFSLQLNLLPIINSSINLHSLIMPVMTLTIAMSAKYIRQIRSIVLEELQKDYVIAAKARGISEKTILLTDVFKVTLLSFITLISLSIGSLLGGTAIIESIFMWDGVGKLAVDAILMRDYPVILAYVVWLAIIYVIFNLIADILYHYLDPRIRLGLKE
- the nikC gene encoding nickel transporter permease, whose protein sequence is MNVKFIILSSLISILLIIVFFAPFIVPFDPYAQNLNNALIPPNNIHLFGTDQYGRDLLSRVIIGAQITILSSLMITFITTAIGTTIGIICGYFGGKIDAILMRISDVFLAFPGMVLAIAIAGMLGGSVLNAVIALTFISWPKFARLARAQVLTVKSSTFIAAARLNNCSNMKIMFKHIFPNIIGIILITAILEIGTIIMEIAGLSFLGLGAVPPSAEWGAMISGSKSMLQTAPWLILAPGMAIFISVSLFNLFGDVIRDKYNL